In a single window of the Paenibacillus sp. MMS20-IR301 genome:
- a CDS encoding RsmB/NOP family class I SAM-dependent RNA methyltransferase → MAAQLPGTFMERMKALLGNEYEAYVDTYNQAPYGGIRVNTLKISVDELRERSPFVLEPIPWCPSGFYTEVGERPGKHPYYHAGLYYIQEPSAMAPVELLDVQPGHRVLDLCAAPGGKSTQIAAKLQGEGLLISNDLHPERTKALAKNLELYGVRNGIVLNESPERIAAAFPGFFNRILIDAPCSGEGMFRKDEDMVKQWEPGTPAKYAEMQREILRSAAAALQPGGTMVYSTCTFALEENEEMIAEFLSAYPQYSLVPVPGTGSFTAGLGPLPGAARLWPHKVKGEGHFMAVLRHDGSLNIAAEVDSGREQALAAAPRARGAREASPAKAPAGKGESGRSGKGGRSSAGKTGGERGGRQHQGTGEGAAFAAYTDFIGELLGTLPPGYPVWFGDHLYLSPLPREALDGLKTIRPGWYAGQIKSGRFIPGHPLATALHPEECSRSVSLSGTSGEAVSYLKGETLLIPADRLKVKDGHASKGYTLVCIDGFSAGWGKWQDGMLKNEYPAGWRWT, encoded by the coding sequence ATGGCAGCACAACTGCCCGGAACTTTCATGGAACGCATGAAGGCATTGCTGGGAAATGAGTATGAAGCTTATGTTGATACCTATAATCAAGCACCTTACGGGGGAATCCGCGTCAATACGCTGAAGATATCAGTGGATGAGCTGCGGGAGCGCTCGCCCTTTGTGCTTGAGCCTATTCCCTGGTGCCCGTCCGGCTTCTATACGGAAGTGGGGGAGAGACCCGGCAAGCATCCGTATTATCATGCCGGGCTCTATTATATCCAGGAGCCGAGTGCAATGGCTCCGGTCGAGCTGCTGGATGTACAGCCGGGACACCGTGTGCTGGATCTGTGCGCTGCACCGGGCGGCAAGTCTACACAGATTGCAGCCAAGCTGCAGGGTGAGGGCCTGTTGATCAGCAATGATCTGCACCCGGAGCGGACCAAGGCGCTGGCCAAGAATCTTGAGCTCTATGGTGTCCGTAACGGAATTGTGCTGAATGAGAGTCCGGAGCGGATCGCTGCAGCCTTCCCGGGATTCTTCAACCGGATTCTGATTGATGCGCCGTGTTCGGGTGAAGGCATGTTCCGTAAGGACGAAGATATGGTGAAGCAGTGGGAGCCGGGAACACCGGCCAAATATGCGGAGATGCAGCGGGAGATTCTGAGATCCGCAGCGGCAGCGCTGCAGCCGGGCGGAACGATGGTCTATTCAACCTGTACCTTCGCGCTGGAAGAGAATGAGGAGATGATTGCGGAATTTCTGTCTGCATATCCGCAGTACTCGCTGGTTCCTGTCCCCGGAACTGGTTCATTTACTGCGGGATTAGGCCCCTTGCCCGGTGCCGCGCGGCTGTGGCCGCATAAGGTTAAAGGCGAAGGGCATTTCATGGCGGTGCTGCGGCATGACGGAAGCCTGAATATAGCCGCAGAGGTAGACAGCGGAAGAGAACAGGCCCTCGCAGCAGCTCCGCGTGCCCGAGGGGCCAGAGAAGCTTCCCCTGCCAAAGCACCGGCCGGTAAGGGCGAAAGCGGGCGAAGCGGTAAGGGCGGCCGCAGCAGTGCGGGTAAGACTGGCGGAGAGCGGGGCGGACGGCAGCACCAGGGAACAGGCGAAGGGGCAGCGTTCGCAGCGTATACAGACTTTATCGGGGAGCTGCTTGGAACATTGCCGCCAGGTTATCCGGTATGGTTCGGGGATCATCTGTATCTCTCACCACTGCCGCGTGAAGCGCTGGACGGGCTGAAGACGATTCGGCCAGGCTGGTACGCCGGACAAATCAAGAGCGGCAGATTCATTCCCGGCCATCCGCTGGCTACAGCGCTGCATCCTGAAGAATGCAGCCGGAGCGTATCGCTGTCCGGTACAAGCGGAGAAGCGGTGTCTTATCTGAAGGGTGAGACTTTATTGATCCCGGCAGACCGGTTGAAAGTGAAAGATGGACATGCGTCCAAAGGTTACACGCTGGTCTGCATTGACGGCTTCAGTGCAGGCTGGGGGAAGTGGCAGGATGGCATGCTGAAGAACGAATATCCTGCAGGCTGGAGGTGGACTTAA
- a CDS encoding DUF309 domain-containing protein has product MPRRAVSRMAFEPLYLAYLIYFNRDRDYFECHEVLEELWLEQQRDPLYKALLQVAVGLYHFRNGNVRGALIMLKQSSEVLRGYPPVTLGIDLEGLARAAGEYADRLEQYHGHPFTYYDLTIRLVDPVLEEAVRAASGSIAPQLPQRRGPQRPERAKRNQNE; this is encoded by the coding sequence ATGCCAAGAAGGGCAGTCAGCCGGATGGCCTTTGAGCCGCTGTATCTGGCCTATCTCATTTACTTTAACCGGGACAGGGATTATTTCGAATGTCATGAAGTGCTTGAGGAATTATGGCTGGAGCAGCAGCGTGACCCGCTATACAAAGCATTGCTGCAGGTAGCCGTAGGCTTGTATCATTTCCGGAACGGCAATGTGCGCGGTGCTCTGATTATGCTGAAGCAGTCAAGTGAGGTGCTGCGCGGCTACCCGCCGGTTACACTGGGGATTGATCTGGAGGGGCTGGCCCGGGCAGCGGGAGAGTATGCTGACCGGCTTGAGCAATATCACGGGCATCCCTTCACCTATTATGATCTGACGATCCGGCTAGTGGACCCGGTGCTGGAAGAGGCAGTCAGAGCAGCTTCAGGGTCTATTGCGCCGCAGCTTCCCCAGCGCCGCGGACCGCAGCGGCCGGAGCGGGCTAAGCGCAATCAGAATGAATGA
- a CDS encoding GTP pyrophosphokinase family protein, producing the protein MDVRDWGTFLLPYEQTVEELKVKFKTMRSELKKREEYTPIEFVTGRVKRLSSILEKAKRLNVKMEDLETGIEDIAGIRIMCQFVEDIRRVAEYIRARKDLEVLYEKDYITNYKESGYRSFHMIIRYPVQTALGQKIVLAEIQIRTLAMNFWATIEHSLNYKYRESLPDEMRVRLKTAAEAASILDSEMSSIREEILEAQKTFEENSNMTTQLLKAIHQLYFYHLVNEAIESQERFNAIWQAQDMDAMKELLDHVRELLGNAKKGSQPDGL; encoded by the coding sequence ATGGACGTCAGGGACTGGGGAACTTTTTTACTTCCATATGAACAGACTGTGGAGGAATTGAAGGTTAAATTTAAGACAATGCGCTCGGAACTTAAGAAGAGGGAAGAATATACCCCGATCGAGTTCGTAACGGGACGCGTGAAGCGGCTGTCGAGCATACTCGAAAAGGCCAAGCGGTTAAACGTAAAAATGGAGGATCTGGAAACGGGCATTGAGGATATCGCCGGCATTCGCATCATGTGCCAGTTCGTCGAGGATATCCGCAGAGTGGCGGAATATATCCGTGCCCGCAAGGACCTTGAAGTGTTATATGAGAAGGATTATATCACCAACTATAAGGAAAGCGGCTACCGCAGCTTCCATATGATCATCAGATATCCGGTGCAGACGGCGCTCGGACAAAAGATTGTACTTGCCGAGATTCAGATCCGCACACTGGCGATGAACTTCTGGGCAACCATCGAGCATTCGCTGAATTATAAATACCGCGAGAGTCTCCCGGATGAAATGCGGGTACGCCTCAAGACGGCAGCGGAAGCAGCCTCGATCCTCGACAGCGAGATGTCCAGCATCCGCGAAGAGATTCTGGAAGCCCAGAAGACCTTCGAGGAGAATTCAAATATGACAACTCAACTGCTGAAGGCTATCCACCAGTTGTACTTCTATCACCTTGTGAATGAGGCAATTGAGAGCCAGGAGCGGTTCAATGCCATCTGGCAGGCACAGGATATGGATGCGATGAAGGAACTGTTGGATCATGTGCGGGAGCTGCTCGGCAATGCCAAGAAGGGCAGTCAGCCGGATGGCCTTTGA
- a CDS encoding quinone-dependent dihydroorotate dehydrogenase, with protein sequence MLYRHFGKPIFFKMDPEKAHHLVIGGLNKADLVPGGSAAMRLMYGVPETGDLAVDLFGVHFPTPVGLAAGLDKNAEAIGGFSSIGFGFMEVGTVTPLGQPGNDSPRLFRLLPDKALINRMGFNNEGAEAMAARLNALKKRRIPVAVNIGKNKTTPNELAHEDYRQCIRTLYPYGDFFVVNISSPNTPDLRSLQHGSELSHLLSQVNEEMRLQREKTGNAKGLLVKIAPDVSDAELEYMVHTISEAGMDGVIATNTTLVREGLKSDKAGETGGLSGQPLRDRSTEIIRRIYSQTGGKLPIIGSGGIFTARDAYDKIRAGASLVEIYTALIYEGPEVNRKVHAGLRQLLRRDGFRHILEAVGADHH encoded by the coding sequence GTGCTGTATCGACATTTTGGTAAACCAATTTTCTTTAAAATGGACCCCGAGAAGGCGCATCATCTCGTCATAGGCGGACTGAATAAGGCGGATCTGGTTCCGGGCGGAAGTGCGGCAATGCGCCTCATGTACGGTGTTCCGGAGACAGGCGATCTTGCGGTTGACCTGTTTGGTGTACATTTCCCCACTCCGGTAGGCTTGGCAGCCGGGCTGGATAAAAATGCGGAAGCCATCGGCGGATTCTCTTCCATAGGCTTTGGATTCATGGAAGTAGGCACGGTGACGCCGCTGGGACAGCCGGGCAATGACAGCCCGCGGCTGTTCAGGCTGTTGCCTGACAAGGCGCTCATCAACCGGATGGGCTTCAATAATGAAGGCGCTGAAGCGATGGCTGCACGTCTGAATGCGCTGAAGAAGCGCCGGATTCCGGTAGCCGTCAATATCGGCAAGAACAAGACCACCCCGAACGAGCTCGCGCATGAGGATTACCGCCAGTGTATCCGTACGCTATATCCGTACGGTGATTTTTTTGTGGTCAATATCAGCTCGCCGAATACTCCGGATCTGCGGAGTCTCCAGCATGGCAGCGAGCTCTCGCACCTGCTGAGCCAGGTCAACGAGGAGATGAGGCTGCAGCGGGAGAAGACGGGTAATGCCAAAGGGCTGCTGGTAAAGATTGCTCCCGATGTCAGCGACGCTGAGCTGGAATATATGGTACATACGATATCGGAAGCTGGGATGGACGGTGTGATTGCCACGAATACAACGCTGGTCCGTGAAGGGCTGAAGAGTGATAAAGCGGGGGAAACGGGAGGACTCAGCGGCCAGCCGCTGCGCGACCGCTCTACGGAGATTATCCGCAGGATCTACAGCCAGACCGGCGGCAAGCTGCCGATTATCGGGTCTGGCGGGATTTTTACCGCTCGCGATGCATACGACAAAATCCGGGCAGGCGCAAGCCTGGTCGAAATTTATACAGCACTCATCTATGAAGGGCCGGAGGTAAACCGCAAAGTGCATGCCGGTTTGCGGCAGCTGCTGCGGCGGGACGGTTTCCGTCATATCCTAGAAGCGGTGGGCGCTGATCATCACTGA
- a CDS encoding L,D-transpeptidase produces the protein MKNTQHLKAYVQMHPDNKMAWYLLGKEYYKNGQQGKANYCFNQAGEVYEAFEHSKVPAEMLKQYEDGLLQSARERQAGRLRKRRILLAFLLLFLLLIPAAVAPELTQDSLAGLTSNSASALPEAPPGNAAEETAAPDEPAGLAFTAAGTDAVSGSQGLAGILQSAQTPSATAMLGMKRSGKWLIWTKGLPLAATIEKSREGRVTYQSYNPAACDCQPPDAEGIKQQAASWQEQQEELAVLWSAVRTYKNSKGALPKSLEQLVQPFPANWLGAVTPLMKEEFAPLRSAAAGLGLPAPQGTAAPAAGASGQGQTGTGIPAAVNGAGGGGQPFFTGPLTIIIDKQKHRLALTSGSIILRNYEVGLGGERTPEGNFVISDKVVNPNGRDNGEFGSRGMQLSDSNYAIHGTNDQDSIGKDESLGCIRMNRKDVEELFAMAPMGTKVQISKGVLPEELVIPDDRFPDDTSPNQTNPHKVYHWLN, from the coding sequence GTGAAAAATACGCAGCATCTTAAAGCATATGTGCAGATGCACCCTGATAATAAGATGGCATGGTATCTGCTCGGCAAGGAATACTATAAGAATGGCCAGCAGGGAAAAGCCAACTACTGCTTCAATCAGGCCGGGGAAGTCTATGAAGCGTTTGAACACAGCAAGGTGCCCGCAGAGATGCTGAAGCAATATGAGGACGGGCTGCTGCAGTCTGCCCGGGAGCGCCAGGCAGGCAGGCTCAGGAAGCGCCGTATCCTGCTGGCCTTCCTGCTGCTGTTCCTGCTGCTTATTCCGGCTGCCGTAGCTCCTGAACTGACGCAGGATAGCCTGGCCGGACTTACTTCAAATAGTGCTTCCGCGCTGCCGGAAGCCCCGCCGGGAAATGCGGCAGAGGAAACGGCTGCACCGGATGAACCGGCGGGCCTCGCCTTCACGGCTGCCGGCACGGATGCAGTGTCCGGCAGCCAGGGGCTGGCCGGCATCCTGCAGAGTGCGCAGACACCTTCAGCCACGGCGATGCTTGGCATGAAGCGTTCCGGAAAGTGGCTGATATGGACCAAGGGTCTGCCGCTTGCAGCTACAATCGAGAAGAGCAGGGAGGGACGGGTAACCTACCAGTCCTATAATCCTGCAGCCTGTGACTGCCAGCCGCCGGATGCGGAGGGGATTAAGCAGCAGGCCGCCAGCTGGCAGGAGCAGCAGGAGGAGCTTGCCGTGCTATGGAGTGCTGTGCGTACATATAAGAACAGCAAAGGGGCGCTTCCGAAATCGCTGGAGCAGCTGGTCCAGCCGTTCCCGGCGAACTGGCTGGGTGCGGTGACGCCGCTGATGAAAGAGGAATTCGCCCCGCTCCGCAGTGCGGCGGCAGGGCTTGGCCTGCCTGCACCGCAAGGCACGGCTGCTCCGGCTGCCGGTGCTTCCGGGCAAGGGCAGACGGGTACAGGCATACCGGCAGCAGTTAACGGAGCAGGCGGGGGCGGACAGCCCTTTTTTACCGGACCGCTTACTATTATTATAGATAAACAAAAACACCGCCTGGCTCTGACCAGCGGCAGCATTATTCTGCGGAACTATGAAGTCGGGCTTGGCGGTGAACGCACACCGGAAGGGAACTTCGTTATTTCGGACAAGGTGGTCAACCCGAACGGACGCGATAACGGGGAATTCGGCAGCCGCGGCATGCAGCTATCGGACAGCAATTATGCGATACACGGGACCAATGATCAGGACAGTATCGGCAAGGATGAATCGCTGGGCTGCATACGGATGAACCGCAAGGATGTTGAGGAGCTGTTTGCCATGGCCCCGATGGGTACCAAGGTGCAGATTAGTAAAGGGGTTCTGCCTGAGGAGCTGGTAATCCCGGATGACCGGTTCCCTGACGATACGTCTCCAAATCAGACCAACCCCCATAAAGTGTACCATTGGTTAAATTAG